In the genome of Croceimicrobium hydrocarbonivorans, one region contains:
- the glmS gene encoding glutamine--fructose-6-phosphate transaminase (isomerizing), whose protein sequence is MCGIVGYLGNKNAVPVIVNGLRRLEYRGYDSAGIAVLNGKLSLVKCKGKVSDLEAKMNNSIEEASIGIGHTRWATHGEPNDTNAHPHTSNSGDLVLIHNGIIENYSSIKKALTQRGYVFHSDTDTEVLVNLIEDVMKSEGVHLAKAVRIALNQVIGAYAIAVIDQNNSDQIVVAKKGSPLVVGVGEGEYFIASDATPFLEFTKKAIYLEDDEMAIINRGQEIEVLSIPDNRTIDPYVHQLEMDLASIEKGGYDHFMLKEIYEQPKSIGDTLRGRLLPEQGLIQMDGVYQFQEKLLNAQRIIIIGCGTSWHAGLVAEYIFEELARIPVEVEYASEFRYRNPVITERDVVIAISQSGETADTLAAIKLAKERGATIFGICNVVGSSIARETHAGAYTHAGPEIGVASTKAFTAQVAVLNLIAIKLAHKKGLLKESYYHRLLNELNEIPRKIEDMLKSDAQSRYIAELYKDAPNFLYLGRGYNFPVALEGALKLKEISYIHAEGYPAAEMKHGPIALIDENMPVVVIAPKSGQYDKIVSNIQEVKAREGKVIAIVNDGDSEIAKMADHVIEVKDTMEVFSPLLTTIPLQLLSYHIAVMRGCNVDQPRNLAKSVTVE, encoded by the coding sequence ATGTGTGGAATTGTTGGTTACCTGGGCAACAAAAATGCAGTGCCAGTTATTGTTAACGGACTGCGTAGACTAGAGTACCGCGGATATGACAGTGCAGGTATCGCCGTTTTAAACGGTAAATTAAGCCTGGTTAAATGCAAAGGCAAGGTTTCGGATCTCGAAGCCAAAATGAATAACAGCATTGAAGAAGCAAGTATTGGAATTGGCCATACCCGTTGGGCTACCCACGGTGAACCCAATGACACCAATGCTCACCCTCATACTTCCAATAGTGGTGATTTAGTACTCATCCACAATGGAATTATCGAGAACTATTCTTCTATTAAAAAAGCCTTAACCCAACGAGGTTATGTTTTTCATTCGGATACCGATACCGAGGTATTGGTAAACCTGATTGAAGACGTAATGAAAAGCGAAGGCGTTCACCTAGCGAAAGCGGTGCGCATTGCCCTCAATCAAGTAATTGGTGCTTATGCCATTGCCGTTATTGATCAAAATAACAGCGATCAAATTGTAGTGGCTAAGAAAGGTAGTCCTTTAGTGGTAGGTGTTGGCGAAGGCGAGTATTTCATCGCGAGTGACGCTACTCCATTCTTGGAATTTACCAAGAAAGCCATTTATCTAGAAGACGATGAAATGGCCATCATCAATCGTGGACAGGAAATCGAAGTACTTTCTATTCCAGATAACCGCACTATTGATCCTTATGTACATCAGTTAGAAATGGATTTAGCTTCTATCGAAAAAGGTGGCTATGATCATTTCATGCTGAAAGAAATATACGAGCAACCTAAATCTATTGGCGACACCCTCCGTGGTCGTTTATTACCCGAGCAAGGTTTAATCCAAATGGATGGAGTTTACCAATTCCAGGAAAAGCTTTTAAATGCTCAGCGTATTATCATCATTGGATGTGGTACTTCCTGGCATGCGGGTTTGGTTGCCGAATACATTTTTGAAGAATTAGCTCGTATTCCGGTTGAAGTGGAATACGCCTCAGAATTCCGTTACCGCAATCCGGTTATTACCGAGCGAGATGTGGTAATCGCCATCAGCCAATCTGGAGAAACTGCTGATACCTTGGCAGCGATTAAATTGGCTAAAGAACGTGGTGCTACCATTTTCGGAATTTGTAATGTGGTAGGTTCCAGCATTGCGCGCGAAACTCATGCCGGTGCTTATACCCACGCTGGTCCCGAAATCGGGGTAGCCTCTACCAAAGCCTTTACTGCACAAGTAGCAGTATTAAACTTGATCGCCATTAAACTGGCACACAAGAAAGGCTTATTGAAAGAGAGCTATTACCACCGTTTGTTAAACGAATTGAATGAGATTCCTCGCAAGATTGAAGACATGCTGAAAAGCGATGCTCAATCTCGTTATATCGCGGAACTCTATAAAGACGCCCCTAACTTCTTGTACTTAGGTCGTGGCTATAATTTCCCAGTTGCTTTAGAAGGCGCATTGAAATTAAAAGAGATCAGCTATATCCACGCAGAAGGTTATCCTGCTGCCGAAATGAAGCACGGTCCTATCGCCTTGATCGACGAGAACATGCCAGTTGTGGTAATTGCTCCTAAAAGCGGACAGTACGATAAAATCGTATCCAATATCCAAGAGGTTAAAGCCCGCGAAGGTAAAGTGATTGCCATTGTGAACGATGGTGACAGTGAGATTGCTAAAATGGCGGATCACGTGATTGAAGTGAAAGATACCATGGAAGTATTCTCTCCTCTATTAACTACTATCCCTCTGCAATTACTTTCTTACCACATCGCCGTAATGCGCGGATGTAATGTGGATCAACCCCGTAACCTGGCCAAGTCGGTTACCGTTGAATAA
- a CDS encoding DUF4270 family protein encodes MTLSTVKRAILAMAPLFFIAACEKPTDDLGFQQIIGGNTEADSLHINLVSWTAPVDSIVVALDYSTQVTLGGYNSVRLLGHSESNYFGTEKARIVSQMIPNELNVDFGSNPVVDSVNLYLRLTEAYGDTSKTMDFAVYELSQAFEEDSLYYSNYQPTLANEIGRLNGYQPQPKTNSQFEDELAPALLRIPMDVPYFQSNFADVADGSADEFSSFAKFMEYFKGVQIEAENGGCILYTNLASAYTGLRIYYHNDEDTSYAELNFDQDKSIKPINFSTFEQIYTGSPLETLAQDSVNGEAETYTQAMAGVCTALRFDSRKIDSLVNEGLVINKAEVEIYTAQGSTEPVPPSPRMELRILEGKSLGDRIIDFQTDGGGGGTLSRGILRNNKYVIDLTRHLFEVLNSKENPTLALAPTTRTTAANRTILRGGSGLSERATVIVYYTKP; translated from the coding sequence ATGACCTTAAGCACTGTAAAGCGAGCCATCTTAGCCATGGCTCCTTTGTTTTTTATAGCCGCCTGTGAAAAGCCAACCGACGATTTAGGTTTTCAACAAATTATCGGAGGAAATACGGAGGCCGACTCCCTGCATATCAATCTGGTATCCTGGACTGCTCCGGTAGATAGCATCGTGGTTGCCCTCGACTACAGCACACAAGTAACCTTAGGTGGTTATAATTCAGTTCGCTTATTGGGCCATAGCGAAAGCAATTATTTTGGGACTGAAAAGGCGCGCATTGTAAGCCAAATGATTCCCAATGAATTAAATGTTGATTTTGGCAGCAACCCGGTTGTGGACTCCGTTAATTTATACCTACGCTTAACAGAGGCTTATGGTGACACCAGCAAGACTATGGATTTTGCGGTGTACGAATTAAGTCAGGCCTTTGAAGAAGACAGCCTCTATTACAGCAATTACCAGCCTACTTTGGCGAATGAGATTGGTCGTTTGAATGGTTATCAGCCTCAACCTAAAACCAATTCTCAATTTGAGGATGAATTAGCACCAGCTCTATTGCGCATCCCAATGGATGTTCCTTATTTCCAAAGCAATTTTGCAGATGTAGCAGATGGTTCAGCAGATGAGTTCAGCAGCTTCGCAAAGTTTATGGAGTATTTTAAAGGAGTGCAAATTGAAGCCGAAAATGGCGGATGTATCCTCTATACCAATTTGGCCAGTGCCTATACCGGTTTACGTATCTATTATCATAATGATGAGGACACCTCCTATGCTGAGTTAAACTTTGATCAGGATAAATCCATCAAACCCATCAACTTTAGCACTTTCGAGCAGATCTATACTGGATCTCCATTAGAGACTCTGGCTCAGGATTCTGTAAATGGAGAAGCGGAAACTTATACTCAGGCTATGGCGGGAGTATGCACCGCCCTGCGTTTTGATTCTCGGAAAATTGACAGCCTGGTTAATGAAGGTCTGGTGATCAATAAAGCAGAAGTAGAAATTTATACTGCCCAAGGCAGCACCGAACCTGTTCCGCCCAGTCCAAGAATGGAGCTTAGAATTCTGGAAGGCAAAAGTTTAGGCGACCGGATCATCGATTTCCAAACCGATGGCGGCGGTGGCGGTACATTAAGCCGAGGTATCCTGCGTAATAACAAATACGTAATCGACCTCACACGACACCTATTCGAGGTCCTCAATAGCAAAGAAAACCCTACTTTAGCCCTCGCTCCGACCACCCGCACAACAGCGGCTAATCGGACTATTTTGAGGGGAGGATCCGGGCTCTCGGAGAGAGCAACGGTAATTGTTTATTACACTAAACCTTAA
- a CDS encoding glycogen/starch synthase, which translates to MDSKRILYVSQEIHPYLPENEISKPSLEMPRRMNESGHQVRVFMPRYGLINERRHQLHEVIRLSGINIIVNDEDQPLIIKVASVPQARMQVYFIDNDEFFKRKAIFYNEDEEFHDDNDKRAIFFCRGVIETVKKLGWSPDIIHCHGWMASFLPLYLKKFHHDDPMFSDSKTVLSVYGATEENLSKGLPDYLRFDGLSDEEVAPFADANISSVYKANMAYCDGVALSGSKLTDEMKDYVSKNVSSMIDLTESEDPNSEIAKLYEQVIVEEESLA; encoded by the coding sequence ATGGATAGTAAGCGCATTCTGTATGTAAGTCAGGAGATTCACCCCTACCTCCCCGAAAATGAAATTTCCAAACCTTCTTTGGAAATGCCTCGAAGAATGAATGAAAGCGGGCACCAGGTACGGGTTTTCATGCCCCGTTATGGATTAATTAACGAACGTCGTCACCAATTGCACGAAGTGATTCGTTTAAGCGGTATCAATATTATTGTAAACGACGAAGATCAGCCCTTGATCATCAAAGTAGCCTCTGTACCTCAAGCACGTATGCAGGTGTACTTTATCGATAATGATGAGTTCTTTAAGCGTAAAGCGATCTTCTATAATGAGGATGAAGAATTCCACGATGACAATGACAAACGCGCAATTTTCTTCTGCCGTGGCGTTATTGAAACCGTTAAAAAATTAGGCTGGAGCCCTGATATCATTCATTGTCATGGATGGATGGCTAGCTTCCTACCTTTATACTTGAAAAAGTTCCACCACGACGATCCCATGTTCTCAGATAGCAAAACCGTTCTTTCTGTATACGGTGCTACTGAAGAAAACCTAAGTAAAGGCTTACCTGACTACCTGCGTTTCGACGGATTGAGCGACGAAGAAGTTGCGCCTTTCGCCGATGCGAATATCAGCAGTGTTTACAAAGCCAACATGGCTTACTGCGATGGGGTTGCCCTTTCGGGAAGTAAATTAACCGACGAAATGAAAGATTATGTGAGCAAGAACGTTAGCTCCATGATCGACCTCACCGAATCGGAAGATCCGAATTCAGAAATTGCCAAGCTCTATGAGCAGGTAATTGTGGAGGAAGAGTCACTAGCTTAA
- the panC gene encoding pantoate--beta-alanine ligase yields MNNSIYNNSFTRCNALKMQVFHSVSELSVFQQQNKSKGHSLGFVATMGALHEGHLTLLRRANQENAASIVSIFVNPTQFNNPEDLEKYPRRTDEDLALLEAEGATAVFMPSVEEMYGNEVEAESIDLAGLDQGMEGEFRPGHFAGVATVVKRLFEMIKPDRAYFGNKDYQQVLVVKHVARIFNMPIEVIGCDTARFPSGLAMSSRNFRLSEQGMEESGIIYREMKWAADNYQAYSPADLKDAIRAHFATSNLELEYVELVDTHSMKVVEAWSEHPEVRIFMAAYCEGIRLIDNTTLY; encoded by the coding sequence GTGAATAACTCAATTTATAATAATAGCTTTACCCGCTGCAATGCCTTGAAAATGCAAGTGTTTCACAGTGTATCCGAGCTGTCGGTTTTTCAACAGCAAAACAAATCGAAAGGCCACTCACTTGGATTTGTGGCAACTATGGGTGCTTTGCACGAGGGCCATCTTACTTTATTAAGACGTGCTAATCAGGAAAACGCTGCCAGCATCGTAAGTATTTTTGTCAATCCCACTCAGTTTAATAATCCCGAAGATTTAGAAAAGTATCCTCGTCGTACTGACGAAGATTTAGCCCTTTTGGAAGCAGAAGGAGCTACGGCGGTTTTTATGCCTTCGGTAGAGGAGATGTACGGCAATGAAGTGGAAGCTGAATCTATTGATTTAGCCGGCCTAGATCAAGGGATGGAAGGGGAGTTTCGCCCAGGACATTTTGCAGGAGTTGCTACCGTAGTTAAGCGCCTTTTTGAAATGATCAAGCCCGATCGGGCCTATTTCGGGAACAAAGATTATCAGCAGGTTTTAGTGGTAAAGCATGTGGCCCGCATCTTTAATATGCCCATTGAGGTAATAGGATGCGATACGGCTCGTTTCCCCAGTGGCTTAGCGATGAGTAGTCGTAATTTCCGCTTAAGTGAGCAGGGAATGGAAGAGTCTGGAATTATTTACCGCGAAATGAAATGGGCGGCAGATAATTATCAAGCTTACAGTCCGGCGGATTTAAAAGATGCCATCCGAGCACATTTTGCAACCAGCAATTTGGAACTCGAATACGTTGAACTGGTCGATACCCACAGTATGAAGGTGGTCGAAGCCTGGTCCGAACATCCGGAAGTACGCATATTTATGGCGGCTTATTGTGAGGGCATACGCCTGATAGATAACACGACTTTATATTGA
- the panD gene encoding aspartate 1-decarboxylase yields the protein MLIEVLKSKIHRVKVTGADLNYIGSITIDENLMDAAGLIAGEKVSIVNVNNGERLDTYVIKGARGQGEITMNGPAARKVQRGDIVIIIAYAQMEFEEAKSFQPTIIFPNEETNLLN from the coding sequence ATGTTAATCGAGGTATTAAAATCGAAGATTCATCGGGTAAAAGTTACCGGAGCGGATCTAAACTATATAGGTAGCATTACCATCGACGAAAATTTGATGGATGCCGCCGGCTTGATCGCTGGTGAAAAGGTGAGCATTGTGAATGTTAACAATGGTGAACGCCTGGATACCTACGTGATTAAAGGAGCGCGAGGACAAGGCGAAATCACCATGAATGGCCCAGCCGCACGAAAGGTGCAAAGAGGGGATATCGTGATTATTATCGCCTATGCCCAAATGGAATTTGAAGAAGCGAAGAGCTTTCAGCCCACAATTATCTTTCCCAACGAAGAAACCAACCTGTTAAACTGA
- a CDS encoding lysylphosphatidylglycerol synthase transmembrane domain-containing protein: MKAKFKDILKYLLFTAIAGFFLYLAFNKADWSKMLEDFRKADYRYVFLSMLMGYAAFISRGLRWNLLLEPLGKKAKPWNAINAISIGYFANALVPRAGEVMRCTSLKETDDIPLERLFGTVVLERVIDGILLLCLISLAFITQLGNLQSFFDQAFAGADGADGQGPDLKMILGAGFLVFLILFFVFRKRIQRHPLFAKVRELWQGFKEGFKSLSKVKNKWAFYGHTLFIWSMYFLMIYVVMFALPATEDINLSNGLFVMVAGGMGMVVPTPGGIGSYHYLVQLALSVLGVDQADGLTFATLVHSGQLVMTLIAGFSALPMVYRARRILKRSKA, from the coding sequence TTGAAAGCCAAGTTTAAGGACATCCTGAAATATCTGCTATTTACCGCTATCGCTGGTTTTTTTCTCTATCTCGCCTTTAATAAGGCAGATTGGTCTAAAATGTTGGAGGACTTCCGCAAGGCAGACTATCGCTACGTTTTCCTTTCGATGCTCATGGGCTATGCTGCCTTTATTAGTCGTGGTTTACGTTGGAATCTTTTGCTTGAGCCCCTCGGGAAAAAGGCCAAACCTTGGAATGCAATCAATGCCATTTCCATCGGTTATTTTGCCAATGCCCTGGTGCCCCGTGCCGGTGAGGTTATGCGTTGCACCTCTTTAAAGGAAACAGATGATATCCCTCTGGAGCGCCTTTTTGGAACTGTTGTTTTGGAGCGGGTTATCGATGGAATATTACTTCTTTGCTTAATATCATTAGCCTTTATTACCCAATTAGGTAACCTGCAAAGTTTCTTTGATCAAGCTTTCGCTGGAGCTGATGGAGCAGATGGCCAGGGTCCAGATTTGAAAATGATCTTAGGAGCAGGTTTCTTAGTGTTCCTTATTCTCTTTTTTGTTTTCCGAAAACGCATCCAGAGACATCCCCTTTTTGCCAAGGTGCGCGAGTTATGGCAAGGATTTAAAGAAGGCTTTAAGTCACTTTCTAAGGTGAAAAACAAATGGGCCTTTTATGGACATACCCTCTTTATTTGGTCCATGTACTTTTTGATGATCTATGTGGTAATGTTTGCCCTTCCGGCCACCGAAGATATTAACCTTAGCAATGGTCTCTTTGTGATGGTAGCTGGTGGAATGGGCATGGTAGTGCCTACTCCGGGCGGAATTGGTTCTTATCATTATCTGGTGCAACTGGCCCTGAGTGTGCTGGGAGTAGATCAGGCAGATGGACTTACCTTTGCTACATTGGTGCACAGCGGCCAATTGGTGATGACCCTCATTGCTGGTTTTAGCGCCTTACCCATGGTGTATCGTGCCCGCCGAATATTAAAAAGATCCAAAGCATGA
- the radA gene encoding DNA repair protein RadA, which translates to MAKVKTEYTCQNCGSHFSKWMGQCSRCGEWNTIVEEVIESSSKEKAWQTDSKSPSTGKSKVRAVKDFIPDRSERFSSADPELDRVLGGGIVEGSVTLVGGEPGIGKSTLLLQMALGISSKVLYVSGEESEQQVQMRARRIGIRNEECYLLTATSTQEIFQQIKSQDPDILIVDSIQTLHSQLIESAPGSVSQIRQCSSELIQFAKETGTPVFLIGHITKEGQIAGPKLLEHMVDTVLQFEGDRHHIYRLLRAHKNRFGSTHEIGIYEMHGEGMRAVANPSQLLLSERDADLSGNAVAATLEGIRPMLIEIQALCSTAVYGTPQRSTTGFDTRRLNMLLAVLEKRCGFRLATKDVFLNITGGIKVDDPAIDLAVVAAILSSNEDIALSPRTCFAAEVGLSGELRPVPRLEQRISEAEKLGFEEIVCSGHSKWSAKGVSIKVLEFNKVEDVFQHLFG; encoded by the coding sequence ATGGCCAAGGTAAAAACTGAGTATACTTGTCAGAATTGTGGCTCCCATTTTTCCAAATGGATGGGTCAATGCTCTCGTTGCGGGGAGTGGAATACCATTGTAGAGGAAGTCATTGAATCTTCCTCTAAAGAAAAAGCCTGGCAGACTGATAGTAAATCACCTAGCACCGGTAAATCCAAGGTTAGAGCCGTAAAGGATTTCATTCCGGATCGATCTGAACGATTTAGCAGTGCCGACCCTGAATTAGACCGGGTTTTAGGCGGTGGTATTGTCGAAGGATCCGTTACCCTGGTAGGAGGGGAGCCCGGAATTGGCAAGAGTACCCTCCTTTTACAAATGGCTTTGGGGATTTCCAGTAAGGTACTTTATGTAAGTGGTGAGGAAAGTGAGCAGCAAGTACAAATGCGCGCTCGCCGAATCGGGATTCGCAATGAAGAGTGTTATCTGCTTACCGCCACTTCAACCCAAGAAATATTTCAGCAAATTAAAAGTCAGGATCCGGATATCCTTATTGTGGATTCTATCCAAACCCTGCATTCACAATTGATTGAATCGGCACCGGGTTCGGTTTCGCAAATTCGTCAATGCTCCTCCGAATTAATTCAATTTGCCAAGGAAACCGGTACTCCGGTATTTTTAATCGGGCATATTACCAAGGAAGGGCAAATCGCCGGGCCAAAATTATTGGAGCATATGGTAGACACTGTGCTTCAGTTTGAAGGGGATCGACATCATATTTATCGCCTGCTCCGCGCTCATAAAAACCGCTTTGGCTCCACCCATGAAATTGGGATTTATGAGATGCATGGCGAAGGAATGCGCGCCGTTGCCAATCCGTCTCAGCTATTGCTCTCGGAGCGTGATGCCGATTTAAGTGGTAATGCTGTGGCAGCTACTTTGGAAGGGATTCGTCCCATGCTTATCGAAATTCAGGCCCTGTGCAGCACCGCCGTATATGGTACTCCACAGCGCAGCACTACGGGTTTCGATACGCGCCGGCTTAATATGCTTTTGGCGGTTTTAGAGAAGCGCTGTGGCTTTCGATTGGCCACCAAAGATGTATTCTTAAATATTACCGGAGGCATTAAGGTAGATGATCCAGCCATTGACCTAGCAGTAGTAGCAGCGATCTTAAGCTCTAATGAAGATATTGCCCTTTCGCCACGAACTTGCTTTGCCGCCGAAGTGGGACTTTCTGGAGAATTACGTCCGGTTCCGCGCCTCGAACAACGTATTTCTGAAGCCGAAAAATTAGGCTTCGAAGAGATAGTTTGCAGTGGTCACAGTAAGTGGAGTGCTAAGGGTGTGTCTATTAAAGTCTTGGAATTCAATAAGGTGGAAGATGTTTTTCAGCATCTTTTTGGCTAA
- a CDS encoding Mrp/NBP35 family ATP-binding protein codes for MAYSKSEINEALKNIPATKGGTNLVDAGHVKNLQIFGDEVIVDVISESPALHVKKKLEVDILKVIHEQVDKKLKITVNIEVPKAAEERAQLIRGEALPGVKNIIAVASGKGGVGKSTVASNLAISLKQMGFSVGLVDADIYGPSVPTMFDITNARPGTINVNGQSKMDPVEAYGIKILSIGFFAKPDQAVVWRGPMASKALNQLLRDAHWGELDFMILDLPPGTGDIHLSTVQAVPITGAVIVSTPQNVALADARKGVAMFRVENINVPVLGLIENMAYFTPPELPENKYYIFGQDGVKNLSNQLQVPFLGELPIVQSIREAGDVGRPAAMQEGSEVQKAFENIARRTVEELLRRNEELPPTEVTRITTMAGCSAV; via the coding sequence ATGGCTTATTCAAAAAGCGAGATTAACGAAGCTTTAAAAAATATACCGGCCACCAAAGGCGGGACCAATCTGGTGGATGCAGGCCACGTGAAAAATCTGCAAATCTTTGGCGATGAGGTGATTGTTGATGTGATCAGTGAGTCGCCTGCCCTGCACGTGAAGAAGAAACTGGAAGTAGATATTCTGAAAGTCATTCATGAGCAGGTAGACAAAAAATTAAAGATTACCGTAAATATTGAAGTGCCAAAGGCGGCGGAAGAACGTGCTCAGTTAATTCGCGGCGAGGCCTTGCCCGGTGTAAAGAACATTATTGCGGTGGCCTCTGGAAAAGGAGGGGTAGGGAAATCTACCGTTGCCTCTAATTTGGCGATCAGCTTAAAGCAGATGGGCTTTAGCGTAGGTTTGGTAGATGCAGATATCTACGGACCCTCGGTGCCCACCATGTTTGATATTACTAATGCTCGTCCAGGTACCATCAATGTAAACGGGCAAAGCAAGATGGATCCGGTAGAAGCTTATGGCATTAAAATTCTGTCCATTGGCTTTTTTGCCAAGCCAGATCAAGCAGTGGTTTGGCGTGGACCCATGGCTTCGAAAGCTTTAAATCAACTCTTGCGCGATGCCCATTGGGGAGAGCTGGATTTCATGATTTTGGATTTACCTCCCGGTACCGGCGATATTCACCTGTCTACCGTGCAAGCGGTGCCCATCACCGGTGCGGTAATCGTTAGTACTCCGCAAAATGTAGCTCTGGCGGATGCTCGTAAAGGGGTAGCCATGTTTAGAGTTGAAAATATTAATGTGCCGGTTTTAGGCTTGATCGAAAACATGGCCTACTTTACTCCTCCCGAACTGCCAGAAAACAAGTATTACATTTTTGGTCAGGATGGAGTGAAGAACTTATCAAACCAATTACAAGTGCCTTTCTTGGGTGAATTACCCATAGTACAAAGTATTCGCGAAGCTGGTGATGTAGGTCGACCTGCAGCCATGCAAGAAGGAAGCGAAGTACAAAAGGCCTTCGAAAATATTGCCCGTCGCACGGTTGAGGAACTGCTACGACGAAATGAGGAGCTTCCTCCTACGGAAGTTACTCGCATTACCACAATGGCCGGCTGTTCGGCTGTTTAG
- a CDS encoding NifU family protein has product MENRDDILKRIHIALDEVRPFLKSDGGDITLVDLESDGTVKVQLHGACIGCSVNQMTLKSGVEMTIKKHAPEITSVVEVSMV; this is encoded by the coding sequence ATGGAGAACCGTGATGATATTCTGAAACGCATCCACATTGCCTTGGATGAAGTGCGTCCCTTTTTAAAGTCGGATGGGGGTGATATTACCCTGGTCGACTTAGAGAGCGACGGGACCGTAAAAGTGCAATTGCACGGCGCCTGCATTGGATGCAGTGTAAATCAGATGACCCTGAAAAGTGGGGTCGAAATGACCATAAAAAAACATGCACCGGAAATCACATCCGTGGTCGAGGTGAGCATGGTATAG